The window GAAATTTGCCATAATTTTTGCTATTTAGTTCATTGCTGACAGCTAATAGTTATTAGCTATTATTATCAATAATAACCATTATTTTAGATAAAAGTTTATTGAACAGACGCTTAATTGGAAATATGACTTTCCGACTATGAACCCTTAATTATTAATCATGAACAAGAGCACAACAACCGGCATTTACCTAACGCTGGCACTTTTAATTACTTGGTTTGCAGCGTTTGCGCAAGAAAACCCCGCTGTTATACCACTTTGGCCAAATGGCGCACCTGGGTTCGAAAACAGGCGAAATGAGCCCGAGCTGGCAAAGGATTACTGGGTAAAAAACATCCACAATCCCTCGCTTACGGTTTTCACTCCCCCGGCAGGTAAAGCCAACGGCGCGGCTGTGGTGATATGCCCAGGTGGCGGTCACCGGTTGTTAGTTTATACCGCCGAGGGTATTGAACCGGCCAGGTATCTTAATGAGTTAGGTGTTACTGTATTTGTGCTGAAGTACCGTTTAGGCCGTGATACCTTATCGCCTTATAAAATTGACGTGCACGCCAGGCAGGATGGCTATCGGGCAATGCGCCTTGTACGCAGTAAGGCGGCCGAATATGGCCTGGATACCAACAGGATAGGCCTGATGGGCTTCTCGGCAGGCGGCGAGGTTGTTGACATGGTTGCTTTGGGCGATGGCAAAGGCGATGCTAAGGCCGCCGATCCTGTCGACAGGCAGAGTGCTGCTCCTAAGTTTATCATACAGATTTATCCCGGCCCTTTATACATTCCGGATGTGGTACCGGCCAATGCGCCACCGGCCTTTTTATTAGCTGCCAATGACGACCCATGTTGCGCGGTACCGGTAGTAAGTTTGATGCAAAAGTATCGCGAGGCTAAGGTCCCCATCGAAGTGCATTTGTATGCCCAGGGAGCCCACGGTTTTAACATGGGCAAACGTTCGAAATTACAAAGTATCAGCACCTGGCCACAACGTTTGGCCGATTGGCTGGCCGACAATGGTTACCTAAACCCGGCAAGTAAAGAGCGGAAGAAAATTTTACATTAATTGCCGTAAAAACTTCTTAAAACAGCATTTTTATGCCAAAACCACGTAAAAAACTGTGATTTTTGAGTAATTAATTGCTACTAATCGACCAAAAAAGACATACTGATTTCAACAAAAATGATACTTTTTGCAACTTTAAGAAGTATCCTTTTAACTGCTGATAATTATTGAACATAACCAACCGTTTCATCACCAAAATTAATAACAAAAAGCCCGGCTATCGTCTTTTGATAACCGGGCTTTTTTATTATCCCAGGCACTGAAATGCAAACTGGAATTCAAAAGCTGCCTGTTCTGGAGGCTGGGGACTATTGTATTTTATAACAACTTTCGGTAAAGGCGGTGCTTCTGGAAGCTGCGTATACCACGTTGTTTAACATTTGGTAACCCGTGGTAACACTTCGCATCTGGCGTACCAAAACAACACCTGTAGTATTGTCAATTACATAAACCCCGTTGGTATTACTGTTTGAGTATGTTTGGCGCTGTGCACTTTCAAAGGCGATAGTAGTGGTTTTGTCGGTTTTTGACTCTATCCAAAAGGTATTTTTAACGGTAGCGCCGGCACTGGTGGTAGTATCTACCCAGGTGTACCCTTTTTTCATGGTTTGAAAGGCTGCGTAATCTACCGTCAACCCTAAAGAGCTGCCTTTAACCAGTTGATCGTTTTGTAAACCTGTAAATGCAAATAGCGTATCATTAACGGCCTGGCTACCGCCACCTTTAATATCAAAAATAGTATCGCGGGTGCCCAGGCTAACATTGGTTGTTTGCCCAACCATAGCGGTAAGCCGTTTTTGAATATACGAACTGGTATCTGATGGCTGATCGGAATTATAGGCCATCGATTTGCCCATAGCAAACAAGGTGTCGGTAATACGTTTGGTAGTAACTGCAACCGCGAAACCCGATTTTGTAGCATCGGTTACGTTGTAGTTTTTTGTTACCGATGAGTTGCTGCTGATACTAAACTTTTGATCGTACCGCTGCAAAACGGTGTTTGAATTTACAACGGTAGTTTTTTGATATCCATCGCCTTTTTTGAACGCAAGCTGGCGATGCCCATCGGCAGTTGTAGCCGGCAGTATTAAAGGTGTAATCACCGTAGTATTCAACAGGGCACTTGCCGGCAATTCGGTTGCTTTTTTCATATCAAGCTTGCGGGGTGCCGTTTGCGCAAAGCATATTTCGGCTATCACTACAAGGGATAGTGTTAAAATTGCTTTTAGTTTTTTTATATGTGTTGTCATTTTATCTTTTTGATGATTGAGGCCGTAGTTTATAATTTTGTTCATGGCTTGTTCATGGTTAATAGGTCATGGTTCATAGTTTTTGTTCGTAGCTTATTCAAATCATAGTTCATGGTTCATAGCGGGAAAAATTGTCCCAAACCTGCTCTGCAGAATTTAAAAGGCCATGAACCATGATCTATGAACCATGAACAAATAACCACGAACCATTTACCATTAATGCAACGGTTTTAAACCGGGTATTGGCGGCGGTGTTGGTATCGGCGGCGGCGGTACTATCGGCGGCGGCGGTATAATTGGCGGCACCGGCGGTATTGGCGGCGGCGGCGTTATCGGCGGCGGCGGCGTTATTGGCGGCGGCGGTGTTATCGGCGGCGGCGGCGTTATCGGCGGTGGCGGTGTTATTGGCGGCGGCGGCGTTATCGGCGGCGGTTGCGTTATTGGCGGCGGCGGCGTTATTGGCGGCACTGGTGGTATGGGCGGTACAGGCGGTATCGGCGGCACCGGCGGTATGGGTGGTACCGGTGGTATGGGCGGTACTGGTGGTATAGGTGGTACAGGCGGTATCGGCGGTGGTACGTTCCAATCCGAGCGGTTGCTTTGCGCTTTGGCATGTTTTACACCTGCCACTAATGTTGCCACGGCAAACATTGATGTGATAATTATCTTTTTCATAATGTAAATTATTTAGTCATTAATCGGGTAAGTGAAAGTGGTAATCCAATCGAAAAAACCATGTTGGCCCTGTCTGACGAGTATTTGGTTAAGTTGGCCACACCAATGCCCAGGCTAATGGGCGATTTAAATGGCCTTATACCTACCGATAGCCCCAGGTTCATACCCGTCCATTCGGTGTTTAAGGTTAGGTGGCGTATAACTTCAAATGATACGCTGCCAAATACGGCAGTACCGTGTTTACCTTTGCCGGCAGCTATATCTTTGGGGCTTTTTTCGTAAAACCGGCCGCTGCCCAAGCCAATGGTATAGCTAAGCCGCGAACTACCGGGCGTTAGCGATGGCAGGGTTTGTACCGCGTGGCTTATCGCCATAAAAAAGGTTGATCCGGGTGCGTCCGATTGGTTGTTGTTGGCAAACATTTGAAGCGCACCTGCAGCGATACTTGTACCTGTAAACAATTTGCGGCTCAAGATAAAATTCCCGGAAAAATCCCTGAACTTGTGCACATCGGTCATATTCAAACTGGCGGCAAAGTTTACGGCTTCAATGGGGTCGCCTACGCAGGCGCCCACCGAGGCAATTAAATCGGCTTTATTGTTCTTATACACTTCGGGGTAAGCGCCGCCCAGGCCTCCGAATATATACATCCCGTAGCCTCCAAAACCGGTGGGCGTTAAAAGGGCCGACGGTGCATCGCTGGGATAAAGTTCGCGCTGGCCCACCTGCGGTATTTCCTGCGTGACATCTACATTGGGTTTCACCGCTAAAAACGAATCAATTTGTTGCTTTAATTCTCTTTCGAATGAGTTTTGGCTAAATGCTGATTGAGCTAACAGGCAAAGCGCTATTACCGCACAATACAGGAATGGCAGCCGTAATTTACAAATCATGGTGATGGAAATTAGGTTAAGTAATAAGTAGGTTGATAATTGTAGCGCCTGATAATTGGCAACAGGCTGGTTTATCGCTTTAGCTAAGTTGTAATTTTTTTATGACAAAACAATATGCTTTGCCAAATAAATTTAGCAGGCTTAAACTGCGGCAATATAGCCATATATCCTCCTGTTTCGGTTGCGTTACCAACGGCTGATGGCAGCTGGTAACGATACGCCCACGCCGGTTGTGATACCGTTACATGGCCATACCTGGCCGGTAAATACAGGCTTAACGCCCCGTCTCCGTTTGTTGGGGATGCATGCAAACAAAGCAGCCCGGTAAACTGAGGCAAATTTGTAAAGGCCGGGGTGCAAATGTGCCTTGTCATTTGTTTTGCGTTCGCCTTTTCTGTTTTTAAGGGCTTAGGTTTATCCCTTGATATTATTATTGCGCTTTCCGGCGATTTTTCCTGCGCAAGCGCTGTTATGCAAAACAGCATAATTACAATTGTAGCTATCAGGTATTCCATTTTTTAAGGTTAACTGGGTTTTTAAAAAGGGGTGTAGGGAGCGATTGGGTAAGCAGTTCACCGGCGCGGTTAAGGGCTAAATAAATATATTTTCATCATAGTGGTTTTGGTTGTTTGTTGATACAATTTTACGGCGTGACGATAGGGTACACAATACAAAGTAGTTTGTATTTTTGGCGGAGATTGGGGAATGATGTAAATGGTATGGCGGCGAAGACTCACCTTGCCGAGCCCGATTTTATCGGGGCGGCATCCCTCTTTTCTGCTGCGCAGGAAACAGGGGCTTGAAGAGTTTATTAGTTTTCCTGCGAGAAATTGGGATGAAAACGGAAACTTAACAGATGAGCATGGTGGGGGCCCAACCTAAGGGATGAAACAAATGATTTTGGCGTTAGATGTATATTATAAAGCAGCAGGGGCCAAAGCAGTTGGCGTTTTGTTTAATTGGGAAGATGCTTTTCCTGAAGAGGTAAGCTGCCGGCCCTGAAAGGAACTAATACGTCAACACAGGGCGCTGCCCTGTGTTGTGATGGATGCAATAGCCCTAAACAGGATGACATCTGCCCGGTAAAGCGCCGAATATATAGTTTAAACGGTATCCGGCTGAAATTGCCCCCTTTGGCGGGAAGCCCATGTGATGCGACTTTACAAAAATCTCAGGCAGCTATATTAAATCAAAGGCTCTTGCGTACTCACATAATTCATAATAGGCGCTTGTACCTAATTTTCTCCTGATATTTTTACGATGTGTTTCTACCGTTCCCTCGGCTATAAACAGTTTTTCTGCTGTTTCGGCCGAGCTTTCCCCTAATGCCAGCAACTTTAAAACAACACACTCCTGTTTGGTAAGTTGCGAAAACCGGTTCAGGTTTTTGCGCAAAAATTCGTTTTCTTTTAAAATCCGGTCAACTTTTTTGGTAATGTGTTGCATCGGATCCACCTTATAGGCCATATTAATGATTAGCAGCGGAAGGCCTTCATCATCACGCAATAAAATCTTCACGATGCTCATATGCCAGACCCAGTCATCGCTGCCGTTTATTTTTACCTGCTGAAAAAAAGTAACATTCTCATCGGTATTGTTATCTATCATCGCATGCAATTTGGGGGCATAATCCTCTGCATCTTCCAGGTTGAAATACTTTTGGGTATATTCCAGTAACGTGTAGCTTCTAAACGCTTCCAGGCTAATACCCAACTGGGCCAGGCCGTTTGGCGACATATATTCCAACGAAAAGCCAGGCATACGGTGAATAATAATAACACCAGGTAATAAATTGGCAACAGCGTTTATCTGTTCAATCCTGTCGCGAATTTTATTTTCTAAATCGGTAACGGTACTCATATTTGTGGGAAAGGGGAATACAATGTGGAAAGGTGATTGAGTCCCCGTGCCGACATCCAGGCTACCGACCAATCGCGCAGATCAGGAATTACAACTACACCAGGCAGTTTATCGGTAATTAAAGCTACTTCGGCAATATTCCGGGCTATTATTCCGGCAATGTCGTTTTTTATCATCATAATTAGGGCATAGCTAATGTAAATAAATTACGGCACAATTACACTCAGTTCTTCTCTAAAAAATCCCCGCTTCCGGGGATTTTTTTAGCTGTTTATTTTGCATTATTTAGCAGCAAAAACCTTATTGATAATTAAAGTAGTATTTATAATGATTGCCGCTTTGCCAATCAGAATCTTTGTTACCAACCTGAACACCGTCTCAAAATTTCAATATAAAATAACACAATGAATGGTATTAAAAAGACTGTTGGATTTTTGATAAGCTGTTTATCATCTCCCCTATCGGTCGACATGTTGATTAAACGCTTTTGTTGGATTACCTTTTTGTTCCCTTGCATAGCATTTGCTCAAAAGCCGCAGGATTTAATGCCTCCGTCGTTAGCGGTTTACCTAAAGAATGATATACGTATTGAACCGCATGTTGGCCCAATACCCAATTCCTATGATCTGGCGTTAAAAGCCAATGAAAAACTAATGGAAGCGCAAAGGCAATACACTTTTGCCAATACCAAAACAAAGGCATTAAGCAGTACTTTGAGTTATGGGAATAATTTAATTTCGAAGTATATCCCTGCCTTAAAAGACGTTAACCCAATAGAAGCATTATTTGAGTTTACAGCGAACGAGTGGACTGAGCATGCAAATAACCAGGATAAACAGCAGTTT is drawn from Mucilaginibacter ginsenosidivorax and contains these coding sequences:
- a CDS encoding alpha/beta hydrolase; this translates as MNKSTTTGIYLTLALLITWFAAFAQENPAVIPLWPNGAPGFENRRNEPELAKDYWVKNIHNPSLTVFTPPAGKANGAAVVICPGGGHRLLVYTAEGIEPARYLNELGVTVFVLKYRLGRDTLSPYKIDVHARQDGYRAMRLVRSKAAEYGLDTNRIGLMGFSAGGEVVDMVALGDGKGDAKAADPVDRQSAAPKFIIQIYPGPLYIPDVVPANAPPAFLLAANDDPCCAVPVVSLMQKYREAKVPIEVHLYAQGAHGFNMGKRSKLQSISTWPQRLADWLADNGYLNPASKERKKILH
- a CDS encoding helix-turn-helix transcriptional regulator, with the translated sequence MSTVTDLENKIRDRIEQINAVANLLPGVIIIHRMPGFSLEYMSPNGLAQLGISLEAFRSYTLLEYTQKYFNLEDAEDYAPKLHAMIDNNTDENVTFFQQVKINGSDDWVWHMSIVKILLRDDEGLPLLIINMAYKVDPMQHITKKVDRILKENEFLRKNLNRFSQLTKQECVVLKLLALGESSAETAEKLFIAEGTVETHRKNIRRKLGTSAYYELCEYARAFDLI